The proteins below are encoded in one region of Paraburkholderia phenazinium:
- a CDS encoding sensor histidine kinase — protein MDRPSREQTAASSIDPASVFDLLPDAYLILDEQRVVVLANARYLSVLGVTLAEIQGRSVYDINQFGSEQQRNERRAWLGDALDNLVPGEMRLSPLLRYDMAAGGLEASRPDVRYWQIKASMMPGGAAQGRLIALCVLDVTASIAANERNQRERAKLRSQARLRQVLVEEATAQLRDHQEQFQQALAFAHVGAWELDPSTGAIDCTAQCKANLGLPSDVALDEHRFFTELVYPDDRARVRETMLHAIENREPFEVEYRVVWPAQSVHWILVRAAGRYLGDGTLKSMLGFTLDITRRKEAELEQQAIAQAEKRAREESDRAARAMDHFVTAVSHELRSPLGAILSWTALLQRAGDASHVVRVTDVIERNARQLSHMVDDLLDSGAIATGKLSVNRQPVDLGALAGNVAEDIRMKAEAKGLRLKADDIRSCLVMADESRMKQVVWNLLSNAVKFSASGTVELVVGVNGDKAELSVRDSGSGIEAEALGRIFERFEQIGAEGAGRVGGLGLGLWLVKHLVDLHDGSVFAESAGRGQGATFHVLLPLYQ, from the coding sequence AGACCTTCCCGAGAGCAGACAGCAGCGTCCTCCATCGACCCGGCGTCGGTGTTCGATTTGCTGCCCGATGCTTACCTCATCCTTGACGAACAGCGGGTCGTGGTTCTGGCCAACGCGCGTTATCTGAGCGTGCTCGGCGTAACGCTGGCCGAAATACAGGGGCGCTCGGTCTACGACATCAACCAGTTCGGTTCCGAGCAGCAACGCAACGAACGCCGTGCCTGGCTTGGAGACGCGCTGGACAATCTGGTGCCCGGAGAAATGCGTCTGTCACCGCTGCTGCGCTACGACATGGCAGCGGGGGGCCTCGAAGCGAGCCGTCCCGATGTGCGTTATTGGCAAATCAAGGCCAGCATGATGCCCGGGGGGGCGGCGCAAGGGCGACTGATAGCGCTATGCGTGCTCGATGTCACCGCAAGCATCGCGGCCAACGAGCGCAACCAGCGCGAGCGCGCCAAGTTGCGCTCACAGGCGCGCCTGCGCCAGGTACTGGTGGAAGAGGCGACCGCGCAGCTGCGCGACCATCAGGAGCAATTCCAGCAGGCGTTGGCGTTTGCGCATGTGGGCGCCTGGGAACTCGATCCGTCGACTGGCGCCATCGATTGCACGGCCCAGTGCAAGGCCAACCTGGGGCTGCCTTCCGACGTGGCGCTCGATGAGCACCGCTTCTTTACCGAACTCGTGTATCCCGACGATCGCGCGCGCGTACGCGAGACCATGCTGCATGCGATCGAGAACCGCGAGCCGTTCGAAGTCGAATACCGGGTGGTCTGGCCAGCGCAATCCGTGCATTGGATTCTGGTGCGCGCCGCGGGACGTTATCTCGGGGACGGCACGCTTAAATCAATGCTCGGTTTCACCCTCGATATCACCCGGCGCAAAGAGGCCGAGCTCGAGCAGCAGGCCATCGCGCAAGCGGAGAAACGTGCTCGCGAAGAAAGCGATCGCGCCGCTCGCGCCATGGATCATTTTGTCACGGCGGTCAGTCATGAGCTGCGTTCGCCGCTCGGTGCGATTCTCTCGTGGACGGCGCTGTTACAGCGTGCAGGCGACGCTTCACATGTTGTGCGCGTAACCGATGTGATCGAACGTAACGCCCGGCAGTTGTCGCATATGGTCGACGATCTGCTCGATAGCGGCGCGATCGCCACCGGCAAACTATCGGTCAACCGGCAGCCCGTAGATCTCGGTGCGCTAGCCGGCAATGTGGCAGAAGACATTCGCATGAAGGCCGAGGCGAAGGGACTGCGTCTGAAAGCGGATGACATACGCTCCTGCCTGGTGATGGCAGACGAAAGCCGTATGAAACAGGTGGTGTGGAATCTGTTGTCGAACGCCGTCAAATTCTCTGCGAGCGGTACCGTCGAACTGGTTGTCGGCGTGAACGGCGACAAGGCGGAACTGAGCGTGCGCGATAGCGGCTCGGGGATCGAGGCTGAGGCGTTAGGCCGGATCTTCGAACGGTTCGAACAGATCGGTGCAGAGGGCGCGGGGCGTGTGGGCGGTCTAGGGCTGGGCTTGTGGCTGGTCAAGCATCTGGTCGATCTGCACGACGGCAGTGTGTTTGCCGAAAGCGCCGGGCGTGGGCAGGGCGCCACGTTTCACGTCCTGTTGCCACTTTATCAATGA
- a CDS encoding response regulator produces the protein MLRPILLVEDNPNDIELTLIALEKSRLANPVVSVRDGAEALDYLRREGQWSTRTDENPAVILLDKKLPKIDGHEVLKSVRADDRLKRIPVVMLTSSREEKDLLRSYDLGVNAYVVKPVEFDDFMAAISDLGMFWAVLNEPPPYTD, from the coding sequence GTGTTAAGACCCATCCTCTTAGTGGAAGACAATCCTAACGACATCGAGCTGACACTGATTGCGCTCGAGAAATCGCGCCTTGCGAATCCGGTGGTATCCGTACGCGACGGCGCGGAGGCGCTCGATTATCTGCGGCGCGAAGGACAATGGAGCACACGCACGGACGAGAATCCCGCGGTCATTTTACTGGACAAGAAATTGCCGAAGATCGACGGTCATGAGGTGTTGAAAAGCGTGCGCGCCGACGACCGCCTGAAAAGAATTCCGGTCGTGATGCTGACGTCCTCGCGTGAAGAGAAAGATTTACTGCGCAGCTACGATCTCGGCGTGAATGCCTACGTCGTGAAGCCGGTAGAGTTCGACGACTTCATGGCCGCGATCAGCGATCTCGGTATGTTCTGGGCAGTCCTTAACGAACCGCCGCCTTATACCGACTGA
- a CDS encoding ATP-binding protein — protein sequence MTDMTNGRVATSDCASEPIHIPGGIQPHGFLISTADDGTVLQASENISALTATPVEQLLGQPLERVLGAAAALALDALRTLEADGVPLYAGSINDPRNVGSERVSPLAVVVHRLDGVGIVELEPARGTADVFSSIYPLVRTFINRLQEVQSVDGLAALAAQEVHRIAGFGRTLVYSFDHDGHGHVLAEAIEPGYPSYLDQHFPASDIPAQARALYVRNRIRLIADADYLPAPLVPALHPTTGRPTDLTYSSLRSVSPVHVQYMKNMGTWSSMSMSIVVRGKLWGLISCHHATARVPPFEVRTACEHIAQVLSLQVEAKEEREEAEYRIELRRRQSRLLAAMANTENFVDTLAEDPKELLGLTDATGAAIVFDGRIVLVGATPVAAEVDKLVAWMDTRPDDIYSTDALAAVRNTPIEPDCAGILSVSISKLFRNYIIWFRAEVIRTVKWAGDPRNKLASLSASLSPRESFDAWTETVRGRSQPWRPAELEIAAEFRTAMLGVVLRRAEELAQLAMEVGRANQELEGFSYTVSHDLRAPLRHIVGFADLLREMESSRLSERGKHFVERIVASARFGGELVDDLLAFSQMGRAALRPQNVDLRSLVDGLIADERKQSGDTQIEWRVGPLSSVTADAVLIHVVLRNLLENAVKFSQHRRGPDEHPIIEIGSEEGERELADQHVFYVRDNGVGFDMRYVDKLFGVFQRLHRFEEFEGTGIGLASVKRIIERHGGKTWAVGEIDKGATVYFSLPKVFAAEAADYDETAAAVARLTAFSPGRPFRPVPKEPTNDASTDSAAST from the coding sequence ATGACAGACATGACAAACGGCCGGGTCGCGACATCCGACTGTGCTAGCGAACCCATCCATATTCCTGGGGGCATCCAGCCACATGGATTCCTCATCAGCACGGCCGACGACGGCACCGTGCTGCAAGCCAGCGAAAACATCTCAGCCCTCACGGCCACCCCTGTAGAGCAGCTTCTTGGACAACCTCTCGAACGCGTCCTCGGCGCGGCCGCGGCGCTCGCGCTCGATGCATTACGCACGCTCGAAGCCGATGGCGTCCCTCTCTACGCAGGCTCGATAAACGATCCGCGCAACGTTGGCAGCGAGCGCGTTTCGCCGCTGGCTGTCGTAGTCCATCGCCTCGACGGCGTCGGCATTGTTGAACTCGAACCGGCCCGGGGCACGGCCGACGTGTTCTCGTCGATCTATCCACTTGTCCGCACGTTTATCAACCGCCTGCAAGAGGTTCAGAGTGTCGACGGGCTCGCGGCGCTAGCCGCGCAAGAGGTGCACCGCATTGCCGGCTTCGGCCGCACGCTTGTCTACAGCTTCGACCACGATGGTCATGGACATGTCCTTGCCGAAGCGATCGAACCAGGCTATCCGTCGTATCTCGACCAGCATTTCCCCGCCTCCGATATTCCCGCCCAGGCGCGCGCGCTCTATGTGCGCAATCGCATTCGCCTGATCGCCGACGCCGACTACCTACCCGCGCCGCTCGTTCCGGCCCTGCACCCGACCACGGGCCGGCCGACCGATCTCACGTACTCGTCACTGCGCAGCGTTTCGCCGGTGCACGTCCAATACATGAAGAACATGGGGACGTGGTCCTCCATGTCGATGTCGATCGTAGTGCGCGGCAAGCTATGGGGGTTGATCTCCTGCCATCACGCAACGGCGCGCGTTCCGCCATTCGAGGTGCGCACCGCCTGCGAACATATCGCGCAGGTCCTCTCGCTGCAGGTCGAAGCCAAGGAAGAGCGTGAAGAGGCGGAGTACCGGATCGAACTGCGGCGCCGGCAATCGCGCCTGCTTGCCGCAATGGCCAATACCGAAAACTTTGTCGACACGCTCGCCGAGGATCCGAAGGAACTGCTAGGGCTGACCGACGCGACCGGCGCGGCTATCGTGTTCGATGGGCGCATCGTACTGGTTGGCGCGACACCTGTGGCAGCCGAGGTCGATAAACTGGTCGCGTGGATGGACACCCGTCCCGACGACATCTACTCGACCGACGCGCTGGCCGCCGTACGCAACACGCCCATCGAGCCGGATTGCGCGGGCATTCTCTCCGTATCGATTTCGAAGCTGTTCCGGAATTACATCATCTGGTTTCGCGCCGAGGTGATACGCACGGTGAAGTGGGCCGGCGATCCGCGCAACAAACTTGCGTCGCTCTCCGCATCGCTCTCGCCGCGCGAAAGCTTCGATGCGTGGACCGAAACCGTTCGCGGCCGCTCGCAGCCGTGGCGTCCCGCGGAGCTGGAAATTGCGGCGGAATTTCGCACGGCGATGCTCGGCGTCGTTCTGCGCCGCGCTGAAGAACTCGCGCAACTCGCTATGGAAGTGGGCCGCGCCAACCAGGAACTCGAAGGCTTTTCCTATACGGTGTCGCACGATTTGCGCGCACCGCTACGGCATATCGTCGGCTTCGCCGATCTGCTCCGCGAGATGGAGTCGTCGCGCCTGTCTGAACGAGGCAAGCACTTTGTCGAGCGCATCGTCGCGTCGGCGCGCTTCGGTGGCGAGCTGGTCGACGATCTGCTCGCATTCTCGCAGATGGGCCGCGCCGCACTGCGGCCGCAAAACGTCGATTTGCGCTCTTTGGTGGACGGCCTGATTGCAGACGAGCGAAAACAATCCGGCGACACGCAGATCGAATGGCGCGTCGGTCCACTGAGTAGCGTTACGGCTGACGCGGTACTCATTCATGTCGTACTGCGAAATCTGCTCGAGAACGCGGTAAAATTCAGCCAGCATCGTCGCGGGCCGGATGAACATCCGATCATTGAAATTGGCAGCGAGGAAGGCGAACGGGAGTTGGCCGATCAGCACGTGTTTTATGTGCGCGACAACGGCGTCGGCTTCGACATGCGCTACGTCGACAAACTGTTCGGTGTGTTTCAGCGGCTGCATCGCTTCGAAGAATTCGAAGGCACGGGCATTGGCCTTGCCAGCGTCAAACGGATTATCGAGCGGCACGGCGGCAAAACGTGGGCAGTCGGCGAAATCGACAAGGGCGCAACGGTCTATTTTTCCTTGCCAAAGGTCTTCGCCGCCGAGGCAGCTGACTACGATGAAACGGCCGCGGCTGTCGCGCGTCTCACGGCATTTTCTCCCGGCCGTCCGTTCAGACCCGTTCCCAAAGAGCCAACCAACGACGCATCGACGGATTCAGCAGCGTCAACGTAA
- the hemN gene encoding oxygen-independent coproporphyrinogen III oxidase translates to MTTADTLFRPDLLARYSANGPRYTSYPTALQFRDDFDHADYLRAAADPGASATDLSLYFHIPFCDTVCFYCGCNKIATKNRARARPYLERLKRELALQAACFDTARPVSQLHWGGGTPTFLSHDEMSELMAATRRHFSLTPDSQGEFSIEVDPREASAETIAHLRKLGFNRLSLGVQDFDPVVQQAINRIQPLEMTASVMQAARAVGFHSIGVDLIYGLPHQTVDSFSRTLDTMLALTPDRLSVFGYAHMPQIFKMQRQMDAAALPSPAVRLAILKLVVERLTGAGYVYIGMDHFALPTDELAIAQAQRSLHRNFQGYSTRAECDLIGFGASSIGKVGDVYAQNAKDLAEYDAAIDAGRLALTRGVRLTADDRLRRDIITQLMCNLELRFDDFEAAYGIRFAETFAPQLERLRGFAEDGLVLLSGDKLEVLTAGRMLVRNIAMVFDRYLGQQTLERFSRTV, encoded by the coding sequence ATGACCACCGCCGACACCCTCTTCCGTCCCGATCTGCTCGCCAGATACAGCGCAAACGGCCCACGGTATACGTCCTATCCAACCGCACTTCAGTTCCGCGACGATTTCGATCACGCCGACTATCTGCGTGCCGCGGCTGATCCGGGCGCGTCGGCGACGGATCTCTCGTTGTACTTCCACATCCCGTTCTGCGACACCGTGTGCTTCTATTGCGGCTGCAACAAGATCGCGACGAAGAACCGTGCGCGTGCCCGTCCTTACCTCGAGCGGCTCAAGCGTGAGCTCGCCTTGCAGGCGGCCTGCTTCGATACCGCACGGCCGGTTTCACAACTGCATTGGGGCGGTGGCACGCCAACGTTTTTGTCGCACGACGAGATGAGCGAGCTGATGGCGGCCACCCGCCGGCATTTCTCGTTGACCCCAGACTCGCAGGGCGAGTTTTCGATCGAAGTCGATCCGCGCGAAGCCTCCGCCGAAACCATCGCCCATCTGCGCAAACTCGGCTTTAACCGGCTAAGTCTCGGTGTGCAGGATTTCGATCCGGTGGTCCAGCAGGCTATCAATCGTATCCAGCCGCTCGAGATGACCGCCTCGGTGATGCAAGCCGCCCGCGCCGTCGGTTTTCATTCGATCGGCGTCGATCTGATCTACGGCTTGCCGCATCAGACAGTCGACAGTTTCAGCCGCACGCTCGATACCATGCTTGCTCTCACGCCAGATCGGCTGTCGGTGTTCGGCTATGCACACATGCCGCAGATCTTCAAGATGCAGCGCCAGATGGACGCTGCGGCGCTGCCCTCGCCGGCAGTGCGGCTCGCGATTCTCAAGCTGGTTGTCGAGCGTTTGACGGGTGCGGGATATGTATACATCGGCATGGACCACTTTGCGTTGCCTACTGACGAGTTGGCTATCGCACAAGCCCAGCGCAGCTTGCATCGCAATTTCCAGGGCTATAGCACGCGTGCGGAATGCGATCTGATCGGCTTCGGGGCGTCGTCCATCGGCAAGGTGGGGGATGTCTACGCGCAGAACGCCAAAGACCTGGCAGAGTACGACGCCGCGATCGACGCCGGACGCCTCGCGCTCACGCGCGGGGTGCGCCTGACCGCCGACGACCGCCTGCGCCGCGACATCATCACGCAACTGATGTGTAATCTCGAGCTGCGTTTCGATGACTTCGAGGCTGCGTATGGCATCCGCTTCGCCGAGACGTTCGCGCCGCAGTTGGAACGTCTGCGCGGGTTCGCGGAGGACGGCCTGGTGTTATTGAGCGGTGACAAGCTCGAAGTGCTGACGGCCGGGCGGATGCTCGTGCGCAACATAGCGATGGTGTTCGACCGGTATCTCGGTCAACAGACCTTGGAGCGGTTTTCGCGGACGGTTTGA
- a CDS encoding YkgJ family cysteine cluster protein has translation MTVVESPFNVAGHACRPDCGACCIAPSISSPIPGMPHGKPAGVRCIQLGDDLRCAIFGEPERPACCSGLQPQGEMCGTTRTEALAWLTQLETLTQPALPSDPRNGAVSTATRCMGMA, from the coding sequence GTGACTGTCGTCGAATCTCCGTTCAATGTAGCCGGTCATGCGTGCCGCCCAGATTGCGGGGCGTGCTGTATTGCGCCGTCGATCTCGAGCCCGATCCCGGGCATGCCGCACGGCAAGCCGGCGGGCGTGCGTTGCATCCAGCTCGGCGACGATCTGCGTTGTGCGATCTTCGGCGAGCCTGAACGGCCAGCGTGCTGCTCCGGTCTGCAACCGCAGGGCGAGATGTGCGGCACGACGCGTACCGAAGCGCTTGCCTGGCTCACCCAGCTCGAAACGCTGACGCAACCCGCCCTGCCATCCGATCCCCGCAACGGGGCTGTTTCAACCGCAACCCGTTGCATGGGAATGGCGTAA
- a CDS encoding DUF1439 domain-containing protein: protein MTQPVAPTRRGFLLMAAAAVGITVSLAACAASTFPFIPSHYTFSQQQVQEAVQRKFPYQRTISQVFQVQLANPVVGFLPDANRVSIRLDAHLASPFLQEPVDGVFTLSSELAYDEASKSVVLKSPNVDSVNVSGGAQAYTQQINAAAALLATQLLNNYPIYTFKPDQLQFAGVNYEPGTITILTNGIRVQIVEK, encoded by the coding sequence ATGACCCAACCCGTTGCGCCGACCCGGCGCGGATTTCTGCTCATGGCCGCTGCGGCGGTGGGCATCACTGTGTCGCTGGCGGCTTGTGCGGCCTCGACCTTTCCGTTCATCCCGTCGCACTACACGTTCTCGCAGCAGCAGGTGCAAGAGGCCGTGCAGCGCAAATTTCCTTACCAGCGCACCATTTCGCAGGTGTTCCAGGTTCAGCTGGCCAATCCGGTGGTCGGCTTCCTGCCGGATGCCAACCGCGTCTCGATCCGGCTCGATGCGCACCTCGCCAGCCCGTTCCTGCAGGAACCGGTGGATGGCGTCTTCACGTTGTCTAGCGAACTGGCCTATGACGAAGCCAGCAAGTCCGTGGTGCTGAAATCGCCGAATGTGGATAGCGTGAACGTCAGCGGTGGGGCGCAGGCCTACACGCAGCAGATCAATGCCGCCGCCGCGCTGCTAGCGACGCAGTTGCTGAACAACTATCCCATCTACACCTTCAAGCCGGACCAGTTGCAATTTGCCGGCGTGAACTACGAACCCGGTACAATCACCATCCTTACAAACGGCATACGCGTGCAGATCGTCGAGAAATGA
- a CDS encoding undecaprenyl-diphosphate phosphatase, whose protein sequence is MDWLLACKALILGIVEGLTEFLPVSSTGHLIVVGSLLDFTGVHAKTFDVVIQLGAILAVCWEYRRRIGDVLTGLPARPDARRFVLNVIIATIPAVLLGLLFEKAIKDALFSPVPVAFALVVGGVIILWAEGRQRTRDAVPPRVQSVDALTSLDALKVGLAQCFALIPGMSRSGSTIIGGMLFGLERRVATEFSFFLAMPIIFGATAYELVKSWHLLSANALGMFTLGFVAAFVSAFICVRWLLRYIAAHDFTVFAWYRIAFGLLILVAGYSDQLDWAE, encoded by the coding sequence ATGGACTGGTTACTCGCTTGCAAGGCTTTGATACTCGGCATCGTCGAAGGCCTGACCGAGTTTTTGCCGGTATCGAGCACCGGCCATCTGATCGTCGTGGGCAGCCTGCTCGATTTCACGGGCGTGCATGCCAAAACCTTCGATGTCGTGATCCAGCTCGGAGCGATTCTGGCGGTGTGCTGGGAGTATCGGCGGCGGATCGGCGATGTTCTGACGGGTTTGCCGGCGCGTCCCGACGCGCGCCGCTTCGTGCTCAACGTGATTATCGCGACCATTCCTGCGGTCTTACTCGGCTTGCTGTTCGAAAAGGCAATCAAGGATGCGCTGTTTTCACCTGTGCCGGTCGCGTTCGCGCTGGTGGTGGGCGGCGTGATTATCCTGTGGGCCGAAGGGCGGCAGCGCACACGCGATGCCGTGCCACCGCGCGTGCAGTCGGTCGACGCGCTGACCTCTCTCGATGCCCTCAAAGTAGGCCTTGCTCAGTGCTTCGCGCTCATACCGGGGATGTCGCGCTCGGGCTCGACCATTATCGGCGGCATGCTGTTCGGTCTCGAACGGCGGGTGGCGACCGAGTTCTCTTTTTTCCTTGCGATGCCGATTATTTTCGGCGCGACGGCGTATGAACTGGTCAAGAGCTGGCATCTGCTGTCGGCAAATGCGTTGGGGATGTTCACGCTTGGTTTTGTCGCCGCGTTTGTGAGCGCCTTCATATGCGTGCGTTGGTTGCTGCGCTACATCGCGGCCCATGATTTCACGGTGTTCGCGTGGTATCGGATCGCGTTCGGTTTGCTGATCCTGGTCGCAGGATACAGCGACCAGCTGGACTGGGCTGAGTGA
- the trmB gene encoding tRNA (guanosine(46)-N7)-methyltransferase TrmB: MTHDPNQADLPGEANHEPSATSAEGTAGDATDSNEALRLRRIRSFVTRAGRVSTGQRRAMDEFGPRFVIPYAPQQPDWNAVFGREAARVLEIGFGMGATTAEIAAHRPDDDFLGVEVHEPGVGALLKLMGEQQLSNIRIIQHDAVEVLEQMIAPESLDGVHIFFPDPWHKARHHKRRLIQPKFVALLVSRLKPGAYLHCATDWQNYAEQMLEVLGAEPALENTADGYAPRPDYRPVTKFERRGLRLGHGVWDLVFKRRRGS, encoded by the coding sequence ATGACCCACGATCCGAACCAAGCCGACCTGCCCGGCGAAGCGAACCACGAACCCTCCGCAACATCGGCTGAAGGCACGGCGGGCGACGCGACCGACTCGAACGAAGCGCTGCGTTTGCGCCGCATCCGCAGCTTCGTCACCCGCGCGGGGCGCGTCTCGACCGGTCAGCGTCGTGCAATGGACGAATTCGGTCCGCGCTTTGTGATTCCGTACGCACCGCAGCAGCCCGACTGGAACGCGGTGTTCGGGCGCGAAGCCGCACGCGTGCTGGAAATCGGTTTCGGCATGGGCGCGACCACGGCCGAAATCGCTGCGCATCGCCCAGACGACGATTTCCTCGGCGTCGAGGTCCACGAACCTGGTGTCGGCGCCTTGCTCAAGCTGATGGGCGAGCAGCAACTGTCGAATATCCGCATCATCCAGCACGATGCGGTTGAAGTGCTCGAACAGATGATCGCGCCGGAAAGTCTCGACGGCGTGCACATCTTTTTCCCCGATCCATGGCACAAGGCGCGTCATCACAAGCGCAGGCTGATTCAACCGAAGTTCGTCGCGCTGCTCGTCTCGCGTCTGAAGCCAGGCGCGTATCTGCACTGCGCCACTGACTGGCAAAACTACGCCGAGCAGATGCTCGAAGTGCTCGGCGCAGAACCTGCGCTCGAAAACACCGCCGACGGCTACGCGCCGCGCCCCGACTATCGTCCGGTGACGAAATTCGAGCGCCGCGGCCTGCGGCTTGGTCACGGTGTCTGGGATCTGGTGTTCAAGCGGCGCAGGGGCAGCTGA
- a CDS encoding YggT family protein encodes MFGDIARFLLNTVFTLFGAALLLRAWLQVVRLPPYNPVSNAVMHATNWIVLPLRRIVPSTRRIDWASILAALIAAVVYVMLMVAVTGVDPLALWPTLLIVALLTVIKWGLNLIIWLTILMALLSWLNPRSPAMPILFQLTAPFLNPLRRVVPNLGGIDLSPILLFVIVQVLLMVVTRAAVQLTYFVI; translated from the coding sequence ATGTTCGGCGATATCGCCCGTTTTCTGCTCAATACCGTTTTCACGTTGTTCGGCGCGGCATTGCTGTTGCGCGCATGGCTGCAGGTCGTCCGTCTGCCGCCGTACAACCCGGTCTCGAACGCCGTCATGCATGCCACCAACTGGATCGTGCTGCCGCTGCGCCGGATCGTGCCCAGTACCCGCCGCATCGATTGGGCGAGCATTCTCGCCGCGCTGATCGCAGCGGTCGTGTATGTGATGCTGATGGTGGCCGTGACCGGCGTCGATCCGCTCGCGCTGTGGCCCACGCTGCTGATCGTCGCACTGCTGACGGTGATCAAGTGGGGGCTCAACCTGATCATCTGGCTGACGATCCTGATGGCGCTGCTGTCGTGGCTCAACCCGCGCTCGCCGGCAATGCCGATTCTGTTTCAGCTCACCGCGCCATTTCTGAATCCGTTGCGCCGCGTGGTGCCGAACCTGGGCGGCATCGACCTGTCGCCGATCCTGTTGTTCGTGATCGTGCAGGTGCTGTTGATGGTCGTGACGCGAGCCGCTGTGCAACTGACGTATTTCGTGATCTGA
- a CDS encoding EthD family reductase, translating into MIKVSILYPYRENGRFDMDYYCGTHMPLAAKLFGAALKGWSVDAGINAGPPGTPPPFVAAGHFLFDTLEAFYTVFKPASETLLADIPNYTDGGNGSILISEIKVTV; encoded by the coding sequence ATGATCAAGGTCAGCATCCTCTATCCGTATCGAGAAAACGGCCGCTTCGACATGGACTACTACTGCGGCACGCACATGCCGCTGGCCGCGAAGCTGTTCGGGGCGGCACTCAAAGGCTGGTCCGTCGACGCCGGCATCAACGCCGGGCCGCCGGGCACGCCGCCACCTTTCGTCGCGGCTGGGCATTTTCTGTTCGATACGCTCGAGGCGTTCTACACGGTATTCAAGCCAGCGTCCGAAACACTGCTCGCCGACATTCCGAACTACACCGACGGCGGCAACGGCTCGATCCTGATCAGCGAAATCAAGGTAACGGTGTAA
- a CDS encoding Rossmann-like and DUF2520 domain-containing protein, translated as MSQPSMPRLGFIGAGRLARCLALGFARAGYAVTAVASRTPQSARQLAAQIDQCAAYDTPQEVVDAADIVFLTVPDDSIGSTANTLRFDCAPQAAGRVRALVHCSGASPVDLLAAAGAQGASIGGFHPLYLFSGDLADIERIAGCSVTIEADGALKDALTALALALRCHPLSIPPGTRMLYHGAAHYAASFALCGLAECVALWRTLGFAEDDALRALLPMLAGTIQTAREKGLPGALAGPVSRGDAGVVRKQLELFETLGGDHAALYGLMSRRAIALARRRATPPAAIDAIADAVEESLGRSLNQAPAGTSVN; from the coding sequence ATGTCCCAGCCGTCCATGCCGCGTCTCGGCTTCATCGGCGCAGGGCGCCTTGCGCGCTGCCTTGCGCTCGGCTTCGCCCGCGCCGGCTATGCGGTCACCGCGGTGGCCAGCCGCACGCCTCAATCGGCACGCCAGCTCGCCGCCCAGATCGACCAGTGCGCGGCGTACGACACCCCCCAAGAGGTTGTCGACGCCGCCGATATCGTCTTTTTAACCGTTCCCGACGACAGCATCGGTTCGACGGCGAACACTTTGCGCTTTGATTGCGCGCCGCAAGCCGCTGGGCGCGTGCGCGCGCTGGTGCATTGCAGTGGCGCCTCGCCGGTGGATCTGCTCGCGGCAGCCGGGGCGCAGGGTGCGTCGATAGGTGGTTTTCACCCACTCTACCTGTTTAGCGGCGATCTCGCAGATATCGAGCGCATCGCTGGCTGCTCGGTGACCATCGAGGCCGACGGCGCACTGAAAGACGCGCTGACTGCGCTCGCGCTGGCGTTGCGCTGCCACCCACTGTCGATTCCACCGGGCACGCGCATGCTTTACCACGGCGCCGCCCACTACGCTGCCAGCTTCGCCTTGTGCGGCCTCGCAGAATGCGTCGCCCTATGGCGCACCCTCGGCTTCGCGGAAGACGACGCGCTGCGCGCGCTCCTGCCGATGCTGGCCGGCACGATCCAAACGGCCCGTGAAAAGGGCTTGCCAGGCGCCCTCGCCGGCCCCGTGTCACGCGGCGATGCGGGCGTCGTGCGCAAGCAGCTCGAACTGTTCGAAACGCTCGGCGGCGACCATGCGGCGCTGTACGGCCTGATGAGCCGGCGCGCGATTGCACTCGCGCGGCGCCGGGCTACGCCGCCGGCCGCCATCGACGCAATCGCCGACGCCGTTGAAGAATCGCTCGGACGGTCGCTGAATCAGGCGCCGGCTGGTACTAGCGTCAACTAA